The stretch of DNA ATCATGGGTACTGTAGGCAAGGAGACGATGATTTGCATCTTCTATGGTTATCGGACAATGTAAGACTTCACTTACCATATCAGCAAATTCTTCTAGACTATCAAAACTTGCGCGAAACGGATCATTATTTATCAAAACTACCACCTCTATCAATGAGATTGTGCACTATGTAACGTATTTGTCATTTAAAACAATATTCTTTTAATAGATTTGTCTTTATTCCACAATATAAATCGTTCACAGATATGTTATATTAATTTCACAAAGTTTTAACTTTTAGCTTCTTAGAAGCCATTGTAAACGCTATCATTTAGAAAAAGAATAGGAGGATATTATTTAAATATAAACAGTAGGTTTTATTCGAATAATATTGTATCTTTTTTAGTGAAAAAGGGAAATAGGAGATTTCAACTAAATAGGGGGTAGACGATGCAAAAAAATCAAAATCAATTACAAAGAGGTTTAGAAGAAAGACATATTACGCTTATGTCACTGGGAGCAGCCATTGGGGTAGGGTTGTTTCTAGGATCAGCAACTGCAATTAAGCTTGCGGGACCAGGTATTATTCTGGGTTATGCATTTGCAGGTATGATCATGTTCTTTATTATGAGGGCACTTGGTGAGATGGCAATTCAAAAACCAGTTGCTGGTTCTTTCAGTCAATATGCCCGCGATTATTTAGGAGCATTGCCTGGTTTCTTAACAGGATGGAACTATTGGTTCTTATGGGTCGTAACTTGTATGGCGGAGATTACTGCAGCAGGAATCTACATGGAGTATTGGTTCCCAAGTGTACCTCGGTGGATTTGGGCATTGGCAGCCTTGGTCATCATGGCTTCCGTCAATTTTCTACATGTTAAAGCATACGGGGAACTTGAATTTTGGTTTGCGTTAATAAAGATTGTCACCATTATCTTCATGATTGTTAGTGGTATTGGGATGATTGTTTTGGGTATTGGTAATGGCGGGATTGCCACGGGTATCAGCAATCTTTGGGAGAACGGCGGAATTCTTCCCAATGGTATTACCGGAGTTTTAATGTCCTTACAAATGGTTATGTTTGCTTTCTTAGGTATTGAGATGATTGGTATTACTGCCGGAGAAGTAAAGAATCCTGAGAAAACACTCTCAAGAGCGATTGATTCTGTTTTTTGGCGTATTCTTATTTTCTATGTAGGAGCATTGTTTGTCATCATGTCCATTTATCCATGGACTGAAATCGGCGCACAAGGAAGTCCGTTCGTACTGACGTTTGATAAGCTTGGAATCCCTGCAGCAGCAGGAATCATTAACTTTGTTGTCTTAACAGCTGCACTTTCTTCCTGCAACGGTGGTATTTTCAGTACAGCACGTATGCTATTTAATTTGGCTGAAAATGATGAGGCACCTAAGGGATTAGGGAAATTAAATAAGAATGGTGTTCCTAGTTTAGCAGTGTTGGTAACAGCGGGTGCTCTCTTAGTCGGTGTTGTTCTTAACTATCTTGTACCAGCAAAGGTTTTTACATGGGTAACAGCGATTTCGACGTTTGGTGCGATATGGACATGGTCGATGATTTTATTATCACAAATCAAGTATCGTAAGGGCTTAACGCCAAGTCAATTGAGCGGTTTAAAATATAAAATGCCGTTATTCCCATTCACATCCTACGTTTCATTAGCATTCTTACTTCTAGTAGTAGGGTTAATGGCAATCTTCCCAGATACAAGAATCGCTTTAATCGTTGGACCTCTATGGCTTGGGATTTTAACAGCTTTCTATTATGGAAAGGGATATCATAAACGAGGAAAGATAGAGCAGGAAAAAGTAGAACAAGTCGGATAAATGTAAAAGCATATTTTTGGCAGTAATATGTCAAAGATATGCTTTTTTTTGGTATACTTTTAATAATAGATTTTAATTTTAGGGAGATGGCGTTTTGGAAGGTTTCTTTGGTCTAGCTTTAAATATTATCCTCACAATTTATTTAGTAATTGATTCCCGAAAGCATGGTAAAAATCCTATCCTTTGGGGAGTTCTTGGTTTCGTATTTGGTGCGATTGCCCTAGGTATATATTTAATTAAGACAGATCGGAAGTTGGTAGGCTGGATTATTACCATTCTAAGTATTATTGGATATTTACTGATAATCCTGTTAGTTGGCTTGGCGATATTTTTCACAACCGTAGGATTTTCATGAATTTCGACATAAAAGGAAGGGGATTTCCCTTCCTTTTTCTTATCTAGAAGCGACAATCGATTTCCTTTTATACAACCAAGAGCCAATGATAAAGGAGATTGCTCCCCAAATGACCAATACACCAATTCCAAACCAGAGTGTACTTGAGAACAGACCTGTTTCATAAACCATACTATCCCTTAAGCCCTCGGCAAAATAGGTGAGGGGAAGGAGGTTGGATATCGGCTGGAGCCAATCCGGCATCGTTTCAATCGGGAAGAAAACCCCGCTTAAAAACATCATAAGGAAGCTAACAATGTTGGCCACTCCCATATACGCATTTTGTGAAGTACTGAAGGAAGAAAAGAAGTACCCTAGAGCATTGAAGGAAAGCGCTCCTATTAAAAAGACAATGATAAGGCTTGGAAAATTGATAAACAGATTTGCCCCAAAGATAAAAACTCCAATTAGCGATAAGAGCAGGATTTGAATAACGCTGAACAACAGTCTCATCACCATATCACTTAGGCCAAAGATTCCCATTTTTGCAGGCGTCATCCGCAGTCTTTTAATTAATCCTTTACGTCGCATTTCTACTAAATCCACCATTCCAAACATGCCGCCTTGAGCGATTGATAAAGCGATCATCCCTGTTAATAGGAAGTCTGTATAATTTAATTCATTACTTCCAGATGTAAGTGATTCAAATTCAATATCAAAGGTAGGCACTGCACCAACAGCTGAAAGGTTTGCTTGTTGAACCATTTTGTCAAGAATGGCAGATAATGCTTGAGTGGTTACCCCTCGCTCATCTTCCTTGTTTACCACAAGTACGAACGAGGTGTCATTTGCTGATTCAGGCAGGACAATTGCCGCATCCACTTCCTGGTCCTTCACCCATTGTTCGGCGGTATCTCGACTTACTGGCTCACCTGTTTTCACATCAAGGATGGACAGTTGAGTGATTTGTGTTAACAGCATTTCAGATGTCGGATTCGAATTTTCTGAGACAATTGCTATTTCTGATTGAAATTCATCATCTGAACTTCCACTAAAAATAACCATAAAGATAACCATTAAGATGACCGGGAAAAAGATGCCCCAGAACCATGCTTGCTTTTCACGAAGGGTCAATTTTAATTGTGCAGAGAACATTTTTTTGAACTGGTTAAAATTGTTCAAGTTAATCCCTCCATTCCTTACCGGTAAAAGCAATAAAGACATCTTCGAGACTCATTTCACGAATGGAAACCTGTTCCACCTGAAATTCCTTTTCTTTTGTAAATTTAAACAAATCTAAAAGTGTATCCTCCGGTTTAATCGTCCAAAGTTTTAATACTGCACCATCACGTTCAGTACGAGCTACAGAGTTAAGATTGTCCGCGAAAATAGCACCCTCTTGGGCAGCATTTTCTCCGTCTAGGAAGGATAATCGAACTTCCCTTTCTTTGGTTAGTTTTTCAATGAGGGCGGAAGGGGTATCAATGGTCACGATGTTTCCTTGGTCCACAATACATACACGATCACTTAATTTTTCTGCTTCTTCCATATAATGTGTAGTTAAAATAGTCGTTTTGCCTAACTTCTTTAGTTCGAGGATAATATCCCATATATGACGGCGTGCCTGCGGATCAAGACCCGTTGTTGGTTCGTCAAGAAAGATAATATCGGGATCACTGATCATCGCCAGTCCAATCGCAAGCCGCTGGCGCTGCCCGCCTGATAGTTTTTTGACCTGATTTTTACGATGTTCGGTTAGGTTGATGAGTTCTAGA from Neobacillus sp. CF12 encodes:
- a CDS encoding ABC transporter permease, translated to MNNFNQFKKMFSAQLKLTLREKQAWFWGIFFPVILMVIFMVIFSGSSDDEFQSEIAIVSENSNPTSEMLLTQITQLSILDVKTGEPVSRDTAEQWVKDQEVDAAIVLPESANDTSFVLVVNKEDERGVTTQALSAILDKMVQQANLSAVGAVPTFDIEFESLTSGSNELNYTDFLLTGMIALSIAQGGMFGMVDLVEMRRKGLIKRLRMTPAKMGIFGLSDMVMRLLFSVIQILLLSLIGVFIFGANLFINFPSLIIVFLIGALSFNALGYFFSSFSTSQNAYMGVANIVSFLMMFLSGVFFPIETMPDWLQPISNLLPLTYFAEGLRDSMVYETGLFSSTLWFGIGVLVIWGAISFIIGSWLYKRKSIVASR
- a CDS encoding amino acid permease; the protein is MQKNQNQLQRGLEERHITLMSLGAAIGVGLFLGSATAIKLAGPGIILGYAFAGMIMFFIMRALGEMAIQKPVAGSFSQYARDYLGALPGFLTGWNYWFLWVVTCMAEITAAGIYMEYWFPSVPRWIWALAALVIMASVNFLHVKAYGELEFWFALIKIVTIIFMIVSGIGMIVLGIGNGGIATGISNLWENGGILPNGITGVLMSLQMVMFAFLGIEMIGITAGEVKNPEKTLSRAIDSVFWRILIFYVGALFVIMSIYPWTEIGAQGSPFVLTFDKLGIPAAAGIINFVVLTAALSSCNGGIFSTARMLFNLAENDEAPKGLGKLNKNGVPSLAVLVTAGALLVGVVLNYLVPAKVFTWVTAISTFGAIWTWSMILLSQIKYRKGLTPSQLSGLKYKMPLFPFTSYVSLAFLLLVVGLMAIFPDTRIALIVGPLWLGILTAFYYGKGYHKRGKIEQEKVEQVG
- a CDS encoding ABC transporter ATP-binding protein, encoding MTVLEVKNLQKSFGSICAVKNISFSVEAGEVFTIIGPNGAGKTTTLEMIEGLVTPDHGEIHFGDMNWRQHGVAIKMKIGVQPQSSAMFDLLTPEENLDLFATFYEKARPSGEILELINLTEHRKNQVKKLSGGQRQRLAIGLAMISDPDIIFLDEPTTGLDPQARRHIWDIILELKKLGKTTILTTHYMEEAEKLSDRVCIVDQGNIVTIDTPSALIEKLTKEREVRLSFLDGENAAQEGAIFADNLNSVARTERDGAVLKLWTIKPEDTLLDLFKFTKEKEFQVEQVSIREMSLEDVFIAFTGKEWRD